A stretch of Plasmodium malariae genome assembly, contig: PmUG01_00_20, whole genome shotgun sequence DNA encodes these proteins:
- the PmUG01_00039300 gene encoding Plasmodium exported protein, unknown function, with amino-acid sequence MKQNCKSFFYVEITIFIILTWIYHINSDVNLYNNSLDKNDNIYKTFYARTCRFLEEYEQKKGSNIVWIKGDIPTIEEFEILYPPNNAKVTKERYKHPNGCSLNNAVGEKQRRKSKFSVYKGADPYLQKRTFDKTYFKNKVRDFTKEDFKFLRNKIELKEALFYGISFFFVPIIIIVNVIVFLNCINKKAIVEALTQYHFSIGFVIFTFIVMAAIIYIYRKIAKYDKFALIKNKLNNTMFPLL; translated from the exons atgaaacaaaattGTAAGTCATTTTTTTACGTTGAAATTActatctttattattttaacctGGATATATCATATAAACAGTGATGTG aatttatataataattctttggataaaaatgacaatatttataaaacattttatgcAAGAACTTGTCGATTTCTAGAAGAATATGAACAAAAGAAGGGTTCGAATATTGTGTGGATAAAAGGAGATATACCAACTATTGAAGAGTTTGAAATATTGTATCCACCTAATAATGCAAAAGTAACAAAAGAAAGATATAAACATCCAAATGGATGTTCCTTAAATAATGCAGTAGGAGAAAAACAACGTAGGAAAAGTAAATTTTCTGTATACAAAGGAGCAGATCCATATCTTCAAAAAAGGACGTTTgacaaaacatattttaaaaataaagttagaGATTTTACGAAAGAAGATTTCaagtttttaagaaataaaatagaattaaaGGAAGCTTTGTTTTATggcatatcttttttttttgtaccaattataataatagtaaatgttatagtatttttaaactgtattaataaaaaagctaTTGTGGAAGCATTAACACAATATCATTTTAGTATAggatttgttatatttacatttatagtTATGGCAgccattatttatatttacagaaaaattgcaaaatatgataagtttgcacttataaaaaataagttgaATAATACTATGTTCCCCTTATTATAG